A stretch of DNA from Bacteroidales bacterium:
CAGAGTTGTGGCTTTCCTTTAGCACCTAGCCGGTCTTTCCTGACATTCATGAAATTCAGATTCTGCCTCTCTGTAACATCAAGGGTCTTTTCACGAAGAGAATCTTTCTGAGAACCTGACATATCTTTCACCTGTTCTTTGTAATCAATATCAGGATCCAAAGGATTATACTGCGGATTACTAACCGTTTGGGAATAGTCGTAGTGCATCGGAATCCTGATCCCTGCCTTTTCAGGAAGGAATTTTCCCAGTTCCAGGTTGGTGGCAAAATCGATCTGGCGAATGGCTTCTTTCTGACGCTCATTTACCTTTTTCTCAATGCTTCCAAATCCAGGAGTACTATAAGCTCCTGAAAGTACCATATTACCAAGGTCGGCAAGATTGGTGGCAAAACGTGCAGTAGCAGCCCATCCTGATTTTTCATTGAAGTCGGTAAGGCGAAGTTCATTTACCCAGACTTCAGCACATTTGGGCTGACCATCGTCTTCATTTCCTAAAGATGGGTTACGCCTCGGATTGCGGATACCTACCATAAATGCCCGGATATCACTTAAACTTGGCAAACCAACAATGGTGATCTTATTCTGTCCGTCGCGCACAACATAAGGTGTGGTGATACTGATAGTCGACCCGGCTCTATCCATAGCCTCATTTCTAACCTTCTTTGCATTGATCAGCTTGGCCAGTTCAATATCCATTTCATTGGTGGAAGGCCAGATAGTTCTATCGTCACTGGCGGTTGTACCCCATGGAGTGAATTCCAACGGGATCTCATATTCGTAATAATTGGAAGTAAAATCGGAACCAATCCTGACAAAAACAGTCAGATCACCGTGTTTTAATTCCTGTCCTTCAATGCTTTTTTCAGCATGGAGATACATGCGTAAATGCTTGTAATCCCTGAAATCAAAATCTGTTGTCTTGAAAGCTCCGCGGGCATCACCGTCCATCAGGTCACAAGTCTTGAGAACCATAGCCTGCTCATTCAACTGCTGATAATTGGTGGTAGCAACATTGATTTCTCTTTCGATGCCCGGTGGCAATACATAGGGAATGGGAACGCGGGCACCATTTTCTTCGACTGAAACTGTTGAGATATCAAAAGTCGTGGCATCCTGGTTGGGATCAGGAATATATTCACCCGGTGCAAGTAAGCTGTTATAGTATTTTCTCCATTCACCCCTTTCAAGTTCGAGGGAGGCGAAGCGACATACGATCGGTTTGTTGAAATTCTTCAGGAAAACACGGATAAAACGGATAGATTTGAAATCCTGGATATTCCCCACCACCCTGTCAGGTTGCTGAAGTGGAATTTTAAACTGGTACCAGCGGGCATTAATAGATCCGCCATTTTCAAGTTTTAAGCCTGATGCCTGGGTTGAAGCCGGGGTGGCATGATACATGTCAGTGATATAGTTTTCACCTACTACCATAGCCTCTGGCCTCAACTGAACCACATACTGGAAGTAGCGTTCCTGGTCGCTTAATGTATTATCCCGATTAATATCCTCCACATTCGGAGCCCGGGTAGCAATGGTTTCACCACTACCAACAGGCGAATTTCCTTCTACGCCGTTATAGTTTTTATAACGCTGAACAACACTGCTATAGAGCGGATCTTCATCATAATCGCCGCCAAGAAAATGATGATAGTTATCTGCTGCAGGGTCGAGGGTATCTTTGATATAAGCTTCTGATCCCGGGCCATACTTGTTCAGGATTTTCTGCAGGAAATTAAAGCCATTAAATGTAAATCCCTGTTCATCTCTACTTGATAATCCATCATATCCAACATCCTGGAATGGACGAGATTCATCTTTTGTATCGAAGGATTCAGTAATTGCCTGCATAGTGGGCACCCTGCCCCAGATAGTCGTATCAACATTCTTCACATCAGGGCTGGTAGGCAATCCATTTTCAAAGGATTTTCTGCCATCACGAAGGATATCTTCCGAAATATCCCCAAGGTTAAAGTACAATTCTCCCCCGGCATTTAATGAGTCCTCGCTAAAAGGATCCATCAACCAGAAGGTGATATACTCCACATTGGCGGCTTCAAAGTCAGAGGTCTGAACTTTACTCATGATCCCTCCCCAGCGCGAAGCGGGTTCTTTCAGCAATCCTTTATCATCAATACCGGCTGAATACCCTGTCCCTTCCACATCAAAATTATAAGGACCACGTTCTTCAGGGAAGAAGGCAAGGTTAAACATTGGGATATTCAACGCCTGGTTATTGGGGGTCTGGGAATTAGGGAACAATTCGGTTTGGTAAATTACCCTCACAGAGTTCTTCGAAAGTTCTTCCCTGGTTATATTTTTAGGTCTGCGTGTGCCTCCCCTGTCATAAAAGACGGTGGCATCGATATTATACCAGGCCAGTTTCCCGCGGTTGAAACCATAAGCCAGTCCTGTACCCGGTGCGGCTTCAGGAAACATACTGCTGGTGTACTGCCCCTGGGGAGTACTTGCCAGGAACCATGCCCCGATGGTATTCAAAGAAATAGTCGATTTAGCTCCTTCAAAGTCATCAATATAGGATGTTCCGGCTTTCCCAACAGCTTTCGAGTGGCCAGGAATAAACTGGGCAAATTCCCCGTCGAATTTGATCTTTGAAACGGTCTTTGTACTATAGAAAGGAAGCTTGTCAATCATCTTGGTGATGAATCCGGATTCTTTCTGATAGTTAACACTCATTCCCCATATGGTGTTGGAAATGGGTTCATCTCCATAATTGGTCTTTTGAGTAATCGGCCTTTCATAAAGGTTCATAATTGTACCACCCAGCAACAGGTCTTTGCTAACCTTATAATCCACATGGGTTCCCATTAATGTCTGGCTATAGACATTAAACATTGAATTATTCTCTAAGGAGATATTGATCGGTGTCCCTGAGTTGAGTATCCCTTCGTTGATAATCTTCACCCTGCCTAAGGTATAATCCACGGTATAATCCTGGTTCTCAACAAGCGGAACCCCTCCGGCTGTAACCTTTACGGAACCCTGTGGAACATTCAGTGCATTTAAAGAAATTTCCGAACCTGATTCTGATTTATATTGTCCTTCAATAACGAATTTATTCTTTTCAGGGAACTGCTGAGCCCCCGTCTTTGTCATCGTATATAAAGAATCGTAACAATACTTATCAGCTAACGCTTTGTTATTCAGCTTATTCCTTAGGTAACTGCCAAAAGGTTCAAGTACAGGGAAGAATATCCTTCCATTTGAGGACTGAATAGTTCCTCCATTCCTGGCTGCATTGTCGAGGAAGTCAAAAATACCGTCATGAGGAGGATTCAACTGGGGATCCAGGTTATCAAATCCCATCAGTTGGATAAGGGGAGTCCCTTTCACTCCATCCGGGCCTTCTGTAAAATACCCCGTTGGCACTGCATTACTGTTTCCTGAATAGAGAATATTGAGAATGAAATCTTCTTTATTTACATTGTATGCCTGGATGCTGTAAACATTCTTCATCATCAGGTTCCACATTGGGATATGCGTATTCACTGCGGTACTTTTCAACAGCTTAACCATAAGACTTTTTGTGGTTCCAACCCCTCCATCACTGAATTCACCCACCTGGAAATAAGTGCTATCGCTTCCAATAACTGTATATTGATAGGCAACAGCCAAGGTCTGGTCAGAATTCAGGGTTGTATTCAGTGAAATGAACCCAAGCCTGCTATTGAAGGAATATTCAGTAGCATTCAGTTTACGGGCGCTTTCAATTTTTTCAAAATCAACTCCGGGTACAAACCCTTTGTTGAGTGTAAGATATTCCGTGACAGTATTGATATCCCTGATCTGGCTGGTATCCATCTGGATGATCAGGTCATTGGCTTCATTGTTGGGATATGGGAGGGTGGTAGTGGGGAGAACATTACTATTATAGGTATTGATTTCTCCCAAATCCTGGAAGGCCACAATATTGCGGTTTTCAGTAACGGCAGCACCTATATTGGTCACCCAGACTTCAAGCTTGGTTATATTGATATTTGATGTAACAACTGGTAATGTTGATAAGGCCTGGTCATAATGGTCACGAAAATACTGCCCCACGAAAAAGTGCCTGTTTTCTTCATAGTCGAGGGTGCGGACAGAGAATTTAGAAGTCTGAGCACCCCCCTGGACTGAAATATTCTCAGTCTGGCTTTGTTGTTGTGAGAAAACACTGGTTACGGTAGCTTTCCCAAACTGAAGCTGGGTCTTTATCCCGAATAAGCTTTGACTGCCGGTAATGAGGGTACTGTTTAAGGGCAGGTTGACATTCCCTGCTTCCACCAGTTTGATAATCTCATCTTCTTTACCTTCATACTTCAACTTCAATTTATTCTCGAAATCGAAGGTAGCTTCAGTATTGAAATTGGTATTAAATTCAATTTTATCACCAATTTTAGCGAGAACGCTCATCTGAATTTTTTCCTGGAAATCAAAGTTGGTGGTGCGACGAAGGCGTTGGTCGATAGCTGGGTCGTCCCTGCGATTGGAAAGGATCCCAAATGTTAATTCAGCACTTCCCTGTGGCCTGATATCAATGGTATTCCCACCAAAGACACGATCAAATAATTGTCCTCCCAACCGAATCTGGGGAATAATACCTTGCCTTGCCGGACCACTCGATGATTTAGACTTTTCAATCCAATATTTATCGACTGATTGTTTAAGGTCCCAGTTTTTATACTCATCAAAGGAAAGTGAAGCCGGGAGTTTGTAATCCATTTCCCCTATCTTCCGGGTAAAGGTGTATTCTTTTGAGGTCGGGTCGTAGATCACATCCTCCTTGACATTGGAGGGATTTTTAAGATATAGTCCGCTCTGGTTTGATCTTTCGTAAGGATTGGATTCATCCTCAAATGGGAATCGTAAGGTAGTATCGTCGTTATCCGTTGAATCAGGTGGCATGGTAAGCCGACCTTCCATCCGTGGACCCGAAGAAAGTCCAAGGGTCAACTGAAGCCCCCAACCTAAGGTAAGGATTACAATGATTGTGGAAAACCTGAATATATTTTTGATGTAACTCTTCAAGTCGGGCTTTTAATTATGCGGTTTAATGTGGCGAACCTGATAGATTAATGATTCAAAGTAGCCAGAGGTTATTGTCGAATTAAAAAAAAACTTCCCTGCCTCCTATTTTCAGAGGATTTTCAGGGCTCCTTTCACCAAATGCTCGACTGTAATACCGGTTCCATCGGCTTTTACAACCTGGTCGATAGCTTTTTCAGCCATAGCTTTATTAAAGCCAAGCATCACCAATGCAGATAACGCCTCCTGCCTGTTGGTATTGTGTGGACTGCCTAAAATTTCCCTTATCGGGGAATCTTTCTGCATCTTATCTTTCAAATCAATAATAATCCTTAAGGCCGATTTTCCTCCAATCCCTTTAATGGATTGAAGAAGTTTAACTTTTTCGTTGACGATGGCATCAGCCACTTCATCCGGGCTTAAGGCAGAAAGAATCAACCTGGCTGTATTAGGCCCTATTCCTGAAACCGATATAAGGTGCTGAAAAACAGTGCGTTCCTGTACATCTGCGAAGCCATAAAGAACCATTGCGTCTTCCCGGACTACCAAATGGGTGTACAAACGGCCACTCTCCTTCCCAACCATTTTGGAGTAAGTATTTAATGATATATTGACCAGATAGCCAATACCCTGGCAGTCGATAACTGCACCTGCAGGATTCAGTTCGGCAATTTTTCCTTCAATAAAGGCGTACATCAGGCAGACTAATGAAATTAAACGGCAATTGGATGCCGCTGCAAAAATAACATTTTCTTTCAACCTCTTTATTCAGACTCATTTCAAATTGATTAAGGAGTGAAAAAACCATTTGAATCTGCCTCAAAAAGCAATACTTTTTATGTTCCTTTGTTCAACATTTTCTGATACTGCAACCTATTGTTAAACAAATAGATACATGAATACTTTATTAAGAAAGAATGCCTTAAGTTATCATGCTGAAGGCCGACCGGGAAAAATTGAGGTGATCCCTACAAAGCCTCATTCAACACAACGTGATCTTTCATTGGCTTATAGCCCGGGCGTCGCGGAACCTTGTCTTGAAATCCAGGCTAATCCATCAGATGTTTATAAATACACAGCTAAAGGAAACCTTGTTGCTGTAATTTCAAATGGTACGGCTGTCCTGGGATTAGGTGATATTGGTGCTGAAGCCGGAAAACCTGTAATGGAAGGAAAAGGCTTACTTTTCAAGATTTACGCTGATATAGATGTATTTGATATTGAAATCAATGAGAAGAATGTTGATAAGATCGTAGAAACCGTAAAAGCCATATCCTGCACTTTTGGGGGTATTAATCTTGAAGATATTAAGGCTCCGGAATGTTTTGAAATTGAAGAGCGGCTAAAGGCAGAGTTGGATATTCCTTTGATGCATGATGATCAGCACGGTACAGCCATTATCACATCTGCCGGGCTTTTAAATGCCTTAATCATCACCGGCAAAAAGATAGAAGACATAAAAATTGTAGTAAACGGAGCAGGGGCCTCTGCAATTTCATGCACCAAGCTATATGTAAAGCTGGGAGCAAGAAAACAGAATATCATTATGCTCGACAGCAAAGGCCCATTGAACCACAAAAGGACCGACCTGAATAAATATAAAATGGAGTTTGTCACCGATCGGGATGTGAATACCCTGGAAGAAGCCCTCATCGGGGCAGATATGTTCCTCGGCCTTTCAACAGCAGGTGTACTGAAACCTGAATATCTCCTCAAGATGGCTGACCATCCCATTATTTTTGCCTGTGCAAACCCGGTTCCTGAGATTTCATATGAACTGGCAATGGCTACCCGCGATGACCTGATCATGGGAACCGGTCGTTCCGATTTCCCAAACCAGGTAAATAATGTACTGGGATTCCCCTATATTTTCAGGGGAGCCTTAGATGTAAGAGCTAAAGGGATCAACGATGAAATGAAACTGGCCGCTGCTTATGCCCTTGCCGAGTTGGCCAAGCTACCTGTACCGGAAGAGGTGAATATTGCCTACAATGTCAGGAACCTTAAATTTGGGAAAGATTATATCATACCTAAACCCTGTGATCCACGACTAATTATGCATGTGGCACCAGCTGTTGCTAAAGCAGCCATGGATTCAGGAATTGCAAGGAAACCCATCGAAGACTGGAATGCTTACCAGGAAGAACTTGGAAAACGCCTGGGACTGGTGAATCCATTGATTCAGCAGATAAAAGGTAAAGCCAAAAGAGATCCCAAGCGACTGGTATTTGCTGAAGCTGAAAACTATAAAGTATTGAAAGCGGCAGAAATTGTAATGGAAGAAGGAATTGCTCATCCAATCCTGTTGGGGGATAAAAACCTGATCCTTTCAATGATCAAGCAATTTGAACTGGAACTGCCGGGTGTGGAAATTATTGATCCTTCAGCCGAAGACCAGGCAGAAAGAAGGCAACTTTTTGCCACTCAGTATTATGAAAAAAGAAAGCGCAGAGGAGTAAATATGCAGCTTTCCCTCGATTATATGACCCACAGGAATTATTTTGCCCCTTCGATGGTGGAAAACGGACTTGCAGATGCCATGATCTCGGGTTTGACGACCAGTTATCCTCAAACCATCCGCCCTGCTTTGCGCATCATCGGTAAAAAGAAGAATACCAAGGTGATTTCCGGGATGTATATCATGCTTACTAAGAAAGGCCCTTTCTTTTTCGCAGACACTACCGTCAATATGAATCCTTCGGTTGAAACATTGATGGAGATAACCCTCCAGACTGCAGAAGCCGTTCGGCAATTCAATATTGAGCCCAGGATTGCCATACTCTCCTACTCCAATTTCGGATCAGTGGAAGGAAATATTCCTTTGAAAGTAAGGGAAACAGTCGCCAATCTGCATGCACAACACCCTGATCTTATTGTGGATGGAGATATGCAGGCCAATTTTGCGATTAATACCGAAATGCTGAAGGAACATTTCCCATTCAGTAAACTTGCAGAAGGTGGTCCTGCTAATACTTTGATCTTCCCATACCTCACTGCAGGTAACATTGCTTATAAACTGATGCAGGAACTGGGTGGCGCAGAAGCAATCGGGCCGGTATTGATGGGACTGGATAAATCTATTCATGTACTTCAGATGGGATCATCAGTAAATGAAATCGTTAATATGGCTGCAATTGCAGTAATTGATGCCCAGGCACATGAACAAGCCTGATGATAAAGCATGAACACTATATTGTAGGAATCAATTTTTAAAAAAGTCAAAATCCCCGGAGAAATTCAGTCTCCGGGGATTTTTATTTGTGGTAAAATCTGAGAGTAAAATCCCTGGAAAACATATTCAACCTTTTTTTATCTAAATATATGTCAATTTGTAAATATTTTATACTTTCGTACTCAGGCTAACGTTTTAAATCAACTGATGAGTCTGTTTACAAGGATCAGTATGGTTACACCGGGCGCATTTAAATATCTTCCATACAAAATACATTGAAGAATTAATGGGAATTAAAAATCATTAGCCATTACCTTTGTTTTGCCATTTGAATGTACTTACTTGATTTATCAGATCTTTATATCATTCTCTAAAGAAAAAAAGCAATAACCAATGAAAAAAATCACTGTAATTGGAGCAGGTAATGTGGGTGCAACCTGTGCCAATGTTATCGCAAACAAGGACCTGGCCCGCGAAGTTGTCCTTGTGGACATCAAAGAAGGAACTGCTGAGGGTAAAGCGCTTGACATCTGGCAGACTTCCTCCATCCTGAATTTCAACACGAGGGTTGTAGGGGCAACGAATGATTATTTAAAGACCAAGGGTTCAGGAATCGTTGTGATCACATCCGGACTTCCCCGTAAACCTGGAATGAGCCGCGATGATTTGATCAAGACCAATGCCCTGATCGTTAAGGAAGTTACTGAAAAAGTGATCAGGTACTCCCCGGAAGCCATCATTATCATTGTTTCCAATCCGCTCGACGTTATGACCTACTGTGCCTATAAGGCTGCCTTAAAGGACGAGCGCAAGGTTTTTGGAATGGCCGGGATCCTGGATACAGGACGGTACAAAGCCTTCATTGCAGATGCATTGAAGATCTCCCCGAAAGATATACACTCCATGTTATTAGGAGGACACGGAGATACCATGGTTCCACTGCCCAGGTACACTTCTGTTGGAGGAATCCCGGTAACTGAACTGCTGAATAAGGAAGAAATTGACAAAATTGTAGAACGTACCCGTAAAGGAGGAGGTGAACTGGTAAACCTGATGGGAACCTCCGCATGGTATGCCCCGGGTGCTGCTGCAGCCCAGATGGTTGAAGCTATTGTTGACGACCAGCAACGCATCTTCCCGGTATGTGCAAAACTAAATGGGGAATATGGCGTAAAAGATGTATTCCTTGGCGTACCGGTAAAATTAGGAGCCAATGGTATCGAGGAAATCATCGAACTCAAACTTACAAAAGATGAAAAGAAAGCTGTGGAAGAATCCGCTGCTTCCGTAAAATCCATGATGGATGTCCTTGATGGAATGAATATTTTTGAATAATCCGTTCTGAAATTCTGAAAAGCGTCCTCAAAAAGGGCGCTTTTTTTATGAATTATGCCGTATCTATTTCATTTTGCGAATTCAAATTCACAATTGGATGGCAAACTATAGTTTTTAAGTTAGCTTGTTTTTCAGTATTTTCGAATAAAATTGAAACTAAACCACAAAAATGAAAATTGTAGTTTTAACCGGTGCCGGTGTCAGTGCTGAAAGTGGTATCCGCACTTTCCGTGACAGTGGCGGATTATGGGAAGAACATCGCATAGAAGATGTGGCAACCTTTGATGCCTGGTTGCGAAATCCTGCACTTGTCCTTGAGTTTTATAATCAAAGAAGAAAACAACTCCTGGAGGTAGAACCAAACCCGGCTCACTATGCTTTGGCAAAACTCGAATCGAAATATGATGTGGAAATCATCACACAAAACGTGGACGATTTACATGAACGTGCCGGTTCAACAAAGGTCCTTCATTTGCATGGTGAGCTCAAAAAATCAAGGAGCACAATAGATGACGACCTTGTATACCCCATCAAGGGATGGGAATTGAAACAGGGTGATACCTGTGAAAAAGGCTCACAACTCAGGCCACATATCGTATGGTTTGGAGAAGCAGTGCCCCTGATAGAAGAAGCAGCTGAAATCACCTCCACTGCTGATATCTTTGTAGTGATTGGCACTTCACTTAATGTATATCCCGCGGCAGGACTGATTCACTATGTGAAACCATCAGTCCCAAAATATCTGATCGATCCGAATGCAATGAATATCCCGGGGATTGGCAACCTGTCAATTATCTGCGAAAAAGCAGGAATCGGGGTGCCTGTTTGGGTGGAAGATCTGATGAAAGGTTGATAAAAGAATCTTTAATACCAACTTTTGCCCTTAATGCCGGTATTATAAGCACTTATGTAAAATCACTCCATACACTTCAGAAACCTTATCTCACTTTATGAACTCCAGGCATTTGAGCTCATTCATGTCCAAAATGGAACGTGAATTGAGTCCAAAATGGTCGGCTGACGGACACGGACTTACGCGGATTGAATTAACAATATAGCTCACTCTAGCTCACTTTAGCTCACTCCAGGCACTACCGACACCAAACACCGTCGGGTCCTGCAGACACTGCCGGGTTTTTCGGACTTTTGACTTCAATTCACCCCCCAGCTCACTTTAGTGCACTTTAGCTCACTCTTGGCCCTCTGGCTCACTTTGGCAATTAGAGAGAGGTTTTTGTCAATTTTCCCGGGTATTGCAAGTCATATAGACATGGTAAATAAGTGATATTGAACCCTTCCAGGGTTCTGACCTTTATCCCTTTTACTTTTATTGATATTTGACCCTTCGGGTCAGAGTGCTTTCTTTTCTAACCCACGGGGTGGGGGTTTTTTGGTTCCGGGAGTGGGGGCCCCCGCCCCCCCCCCCCGACCCCAAACCCAAACCCCCAAGAATCCCAGGGATTCCCTGCGCCTTCAATGACACCAGCCCAATGCTACACCTGGAATCCCGAAGGGATTCAACATCAATAACACCAGGAGTCACCAAACAGATCCAAATGAAGCCCTAACAGTCCAGAATCCCGAAGGGATTCAACATCAATAACACCAGGAATCGGTTCCAAACAGATCTACCAAATGAAGCCCCCAGCAGCATAAAATCCCGAAGGGATTCAACATCAATAACACCAGGAGTCAGTCCCCAACAGATCCACCAATGCAGCCCTAAGCACCCTCAAATCCCGAAGGGATTGAATATCAATAAAAGAGGTGGTGTCAAACGGTCAACTCCAAACCCTTCAAATCCATTTTAGTTTTAGGAGTGATCTATACTTCCTCTGAAATGCTTAATTTTGTCGGTTCATCTACTCCCTATGCGACAGAGATTATTTTTCGGTTTTTTATTATTGGGGTCACTTTTGCTGACAGGAGCATGCTCTAAAGAAGAAGATTATTCAGCCCGTGACAAACAGATCATAGAGGACTATCTTGCTGCCAAAGGACTTACTGCTACTGCCACTCCCGAAGGTGTTTACTACCTGATTGAAAATCCGGGTAGCTCCGATCATCCTTCTGTTTTTTCAACAGTAAAAGTCCATTATAAAGGCTACCTGACTGATGGAACTGTATTTGATGAAACTACAGGTACATCACGGACTTTTGGCCTTTCACAAACCATCACAGGCTGGCAGATCGGCATTCCCAAATTCGGGAAAGGGGGAAAAGGCAAGCTGTTCATCCCTTCCGATTATGGCTATGGAGCGTCTTCCAGTGATAAGATCCCGGCCAATTCTGTATTGGTTTTCGACATTGTTCTTTCTGATTTCTATTAAACCGAATGATCCTGCTCTCCAAAAGAACTTCCGATCCCCCGGATGAAGCTGTAGCTTTCAGGAAAGCGGCTGACTATTGTGCCGCCCAGGATCATTGTATCAGTGAGGTAAAGGATAAACTTAAACATTGGAATGTTGACCATACTCACGTCGGGAAGATTCTGGAGAGGTTATTAAGTGAGGGATTTATTGATGAGCAAAGATATGCGAAGGCATTTGCCAGGGGGAAATTCAGAAATCTCCAATGGGGAAGGATAAAAATCAGGTATGAACTCCACTCCAAAGGTATACCTGAACAGATGATCATAAATGCGCTTGAAGAAATTGAAGAAGAATCCTACACTCAATGCCTGATTGAACTTGCAAAGAAAAAAATAAAAACCCAGGGAAGTTCTGAACCCCTAAAAGTGATGCGTTTTCTGGCCTCTAAAGGGTTTGAGCCCGAATTGATCAGGAAAACTATGAAGAGAATTTGAAAATGAAAGGATGTAGAATGTCGGATGTCTAATGTCGGATGTGGAATGTTGGATGTGGAATGTCGGATTGAGGATGTGGAATGTCGGATTGAGGATTGTGGATTCTTGATATAAAATGAAACGAAAAAATATAAATCCGGTTCAATTCTCAGCACCTGGCACTCAGAGTAAAGGCTCAACTTCGTGGCACCCTACCCCCCAGGCAACGCCCAGATGGCACTCAACGACACTGGAATTTGGACTAGCAATACCCTGGACTTACATACAAACATAATTTGAATTACCAATCATTAATAATACCCAGATGATAAACACTGAAAACCTGAAAGATGCCGCAAAGAGGCTTGATGCCCTGAGGAGGTTCCTTTGACATCGATAATAAATTAGCCCAAATTGCAGAAGAAGAAAAAGTAACGCATGAACCTGGTTTCTGGGACGATCCCAAGAAAGCAGAAATCATCATGCGAACAATCCAGGAGAAGAAAAGCTGGACTGAAGACTACCACAAAGCCTATGCAGGATATGAGGACCTCGTAGTTCTTTTCGACTTTTACCAGGCTGGTGAATCCACAGAACAAGAGGTGGAACAATATTTTGCAGGTTTGATGAAGTCGATTGATGCCCTCGAATTCAGGAACATGCTTAACAACGAGGAAGATAAACTCAGTGCTATCCTGCAGATCAACTCTGGTGCGGGTGGGACTGAAAGCCAGGACTGGGCCCAAATGCTGATGCGCATGTACATCCGGTGGGCTGAAAGGAATAACTATAAGGTAAGGGAACTCGACCTGAATGAAGGTGATACAGCCGGAATCAAATCCGTTTCTCTTGAAATAGAAGGAGACCATGCTTTCGGATACCTGAAAGGAGAGAATGGAGTCCACCGACTGGTGAGGCTCTCCCCTTTCGACTCAGCCAACCGCAGGCACACCTCTTTTGCATCAGTATATGTATATCCTGTTGTAGATGAGAATATTAACATCCTTATCAATCCCTCAGATATCACCTGGGATACATTCCGCAGCAGCGGCCCTGGTGGACAGAATGTGAACAAGGTGGAAACGGCTGTCAGGTTACGTCACGAACCCACCGGGATT
This window harbors:
- the sprA gene encoding cell surface protein SprA — its product is MKSYIKNIFRFSTIIVILTLGWGLQLTLGLSSGPRMEGRLTMPPDSTDNDDTTLRFPFEDESNPYERSNQSGLYLKNPSNVKEDVIYDPTSKEYTFTRKIGEMDYKLPASLSFDEYKNWDLKQSVDKYWIEKSKSSSGPARQGIIPQIRLGGQLFDRVFGGNTIDIRPQGSAELTFGILSNRRDDPAIDQRLRRTTNFDFQEKIQMSVLAKIGDKIEFNTNFNTEATFDFENKLKLKYEGKEDEIIKLVEAGNVNLPLNSTLITGSQSLFGIKTQLQFGKATVTSVFSQQQSQTENISVQGGAQTSKFSVRTLDYEENRHFFVGQYFRDHYDQALSTLPVVTSNINITKLEVWVTNIGAAVTENRNIVAFQDLGEINTYNSNVLPTTTLPYPNNEANDLIIQMDTSQIRDINTVTEYLTLNKGFVPGVDFEKIESARKLNATEYSFNSRLGFISLNTTLNSDQTLAVAYQYTVIGSDSTYFQVGEFSDGGVGTTKSLMVKLLKSTAVNTHIPMWNLMMKNVYSIQAYNVNKEDFILNILYSGNSNAVPTGYFTEGPDGVKGTPLIQLMGFDNLDPQLNPPHDGIFDFLDNAARNGGTIQSSNGRIFFPVLEPFGSYLRNKLNNKALADKYCYDSLYTMTKTGAQQFPEKNKFVIEGQYKSESGSEISLNALNVPQGSVKVTAGGVPLVENQDYTVDYTLGRVKIINEGILNSGTPINISLENNSMFNVYSQTLMGTHVDYKVSKDLLLGGTIMNLYERPITQKTNYGDEPISNTIWGMSVNYQKESGFITKMIDKLPFYSTKTVSKIKFDGEFAQFIPGHSKAVGKAGTSYIDDFEGAKSTISLNTIGAWFLASTPQGQYTSSMFPEAAPGTGLAYGFNRGKLAWYNIDATVFYDRGGTRRPKNITREELSKNSVRVIYQTELFPNSQTPNNQALNIPMFNLAFFPEERGPYNFDVEGTGYSAGIDDKGLLKEPASRWGGIMSKVQTSDFEAANVEYITFWLMDPFSEDSLNAGGELYFNLGDISEDILRDGRKSFENGLPTSPDVKNVDTTIWGRVPTMQAITESFDTKDESRPFQDVGYDGLSSRDEQGFTFNGFNFLQKILNKYGPGSEAYIKDTLDPAADNYHHFLGGDYDEDPLYSSVVQRYKNYNGVEGNSPVGSGETIATRAPNVEDINRDNTLSDQERYFQYVVQLRPEAMVVGENYITDMYHATPASTQASGLKLENGGSINARWYQFKIPLQQPDRVVGNIQDFKSIRFIRVFLKNFNKPIVCRFASLELERGEWRKYYNSLLAPGEYIPDPNQDATTFDISTVSVEENGARVPIPYVLPPGIEREINVATTNYQQLNEQAMVLKTCDLMDGDARGAFKTTDFDFRDYKHLRMYLHAEKSIEGQELKHGDLTVFVRIGSDFTSNYYEYEIPLEFTPWGTTASDDRTIWPSTNEMDIELAKLINAKKVRNEAMDRAGSTISITTPYVVRDGQNKITIVGLPSLSDIRAFMVGIRNPRRNPSLGNEDDGQPKCAEVWVNELRLTDFNEKSGWAATARFATNLADLGNMVLSGAYSTPGFGSIEKKVNERQKEAIRQIDFATNLELGKFLPEKAGIRIPMHYDYSQTVSNPQYNPLDPDIDYKEQVKDMSGSQKDSLREKTLDVTERQNLNFMNVRKDRLGAKGKPQLWDVENFDLSYAYAEIKRHNIDIESDKKKVYRGGLGYNFSTNPKNVKPFQKIIKSKNLQLLSDFNFYYLPRLLSFRSDMLREYQRRLVRNKSNALIILVPSYTKKWDWTRVYDLKYDISQSLKLDYSANVISYIYEPPGGFEKGNTNYEAYRDTVKTSILGFGSLSRFNQIANVNYMLPFSKIKMLNWMNASVKYGIMYRWEASPRSLQAKFGNTIENSNNIQVNGGIRLTTLYNKVGFLKKASSALQAQGQTPKGPAMPGKGKGAEEEKGKNAKKDDAPAEGDLLPADSADAKPKKDYLKIIGTQFLGVMMSLKDANITYNETNGILLPGFTPEVSVLGNDWKANAPGLGFIMGSQKDIRNMASSNGWLSADTLLNNPYIVRHTNSLTFRANLEPARNLKVEVNADRSFSRTYQEYYKANSEGTFGSTSAQERGTFSMSYLMWPTAFSKDNDEDVSPVFEQMLDYRKTIADRLAADNPNSIGYDSLGFPSGYGSTQPQVLMGAFLAAYAGRDPSKMKLTPFLTIPMPNWRITYNASQGIKVLRNYFQSFNISHAYRSNYSVGGFLSDIEYRETDGFASALDDARNFIPSNRMDVITITEQFGPFLGIDATMKNSFMARIEYKKTRNLSLSFVNNQLTEMRSNEFVTGLGYRFKNVKFTVRSLGTGKKTPLKSDLNVKADVSIRDNKTVLRRIEQRDNQVSTGTRQISINTSADYMVGPKLNIRLFYEQTISKPHVSTQIPTSTTNAGVSMRFTLAQ
- the ruvA gene encoding Holliday junction branch migration protein RuvA; the encoded protein is MYAFIEGKIAELNPAGAVIDCQGIGYLVNISLNTYSKMVGKESGRLYTHLVVREDAMVLYGFADVQERTVFQHLISVSGIGPNTARLILSALSPDEVADAIVNEKVKLLQSIKGIGGKSALRIIIDLKDKMQKDSPIREILGSPHNTNRQEALSALVMLGFNKAMAEKAIDQVVKADGTGITVEHLVKGALKIL